The segment AGGTAATATTTCTGGCTCAGTACTCactgattactcctggcagtgcttgggatcaaactgggatcagctatgtgcaagtgtctaaacccctatactatctttctggttttgtgtgtgtgtgtgtgtgtgtgagtgtgtgtgtgtgtgtttgtgtacttTAAATCCTAATTTTGTGCATTGTCTGTTAGTAGGTAGCGGGTCCAATGAAAGTTAACACAAAGCTGCATAATTTTCCAAGTGATTTTTCTTTGGCTATAGAATCAGTTTATTCCTTTAGTCTTTTTTTAGTCTTTTAGCTTTTGCAATATTTTCTTgccatttttgtttccttttctgctCCTTTTCCTTAGCCTCAATCATTTTGGCCAATTTCCAAGACAATACTGCACTTGCTAAAAACAATGGAGTAAGGGCCAAAATAACTGTTGTAAGAAAGCCATAAGGACACTTTGCAGTCCATTCCATGACATAATCAGCCCAAGCCTTGATATTATCaatatttaatagtttattaATGTCTCCAGATcttataatgaattttaaatcacaaaagttcaacaattttaattttaaaatgaaactataaataaatttgatacttaaaaaaaagaaaacacaaatatctAAGTTGAATAACTAAACATCAGAAACTTCATGATTTAACACAACAGAAGTTAATTTTTTCCTTACGACTCTAGATTATTCTTCTAGTTTCAACTGAGGAATTGACAATATTCTTTGTTGGGCTCAGTTGGATTGATGGCTTAAGAGTTCTCACTGGCATACCATCAGCCCCATCAGAACTAGAATAGTTGCAAAGTCCTTGCACACCCAGCAGCGGAAGCCCAAACAAACACTTTATTGCATTCCATTGGTAAAGTCAACCGCTTGAACACTCCGGatgcagggaaagaaaagagactCTTACGGCGGAAGTGAAGGAGGCAGGTGCCTCTATGTACACCATCTGTGTGGTGTTCCTGTAAAGAAGTAATCTGATTGGTCTCTAGGTGATAGGATTAGTAATTTTATGTAACGAATCAGATTGATCTTGTTTACACCCTTAGCTGAAGAAGCCTCTTGAAATTTCTGACCTCTCTTGCAATATGGCAGAGGGGTTCCTCATAGATCTGCTGTAAGCCGGGGAAACTTGTCCAAGAATGAAAGATTGTCCGAAGACTTGAAGAAGatttcctctccaccccctctTTTTGGCTTGACTGTCTTGCTGTAGCTAATGCCACACTTTCATCTAAGGACAAGGgttgaaagaagagaggaaagaggcaaAGCACATTGACTTCATAAAGCACAGGAGAGATCATTCTTCTCTGAAAGGTCCATATACCAGCAGAGGAAATTGGGTAAATTCTTctggaattatattttaattaaaatatagttgAAATATAGTTGGAATTGAAATGTAGTTGGAAATATAGTTGGAAGCAAAACTGCTTGTGGGTCTGTTGGTTATTGAGAGCTCTACTAAGTCTCGTCAtcttttaatagtatttttttcattctctacCCTGTACCTTCTCAAACTACCTTTTTGAGAACTCCTCACCCCTTGCTAGCAGTAGACTTGTCACTGGTAATCTTTATCCCCTACTGTCTCAAACAATGCCTTGTACACAATaaaagcttaataaatatttattgaatgagtaCATGCATAAAATCTAAATAATAGCTCAT is part of the Sorex araneus isolate mSorAra2 chromosome 2, mSorAra2.pri, whole genome shotgun sequence genome and harbors:
- the LOC129401869 gene encoding small integral membrane protein 15-like, which codes for MLWKKETAFPCFPHAPVGGTIEENAGAMVPSSPQQICPLTNEKTSFLHVVKSGDINKLLNIDNIKAWADYVMEWTAKCPYGFLTTVILALTPLFLASAVLSWKLAKMIEAKEKEQKRKQKWQENIAKAKRLKKD